The DNA window CATTTCGATCTGAATATAATCGTCTGGCTTCTCTAAATTAACTTTCTATTTGATTAACATTCACTAATCCAAAAGGAGAATTTGAGATGGCTCTTATCATAGGAAATAGTAATTCAAATAGCCTCTCTGGGACACCCATTAATGATGTCATGTATGGTCTTGGCCGGGATGACAGAATGTCCGGGAACAACGGAAACGACGTCATGTTTGGCGATCGTAAACCCCGTTCTTTTCCCACTTTCCCATTAGAAATTGCTGGCAATGACTATATGGATGGAGGTGCAGGTAATGATCGGCTGTATGGTGATCCTGGGGATGATACTCTTCTGGGAGGACTAGGTGAGGATACATTATCTGGTGGAATTGGAAATGACCTTCTATTTGGGAATAGTGGAAATGATGTCTTACTAGGTGGCTCAGATAATGATCGTTTATTTGGTCAAGATGGAAACGATCGGATTGAAGCTGGTTCTGGCAATGATTTTGCATTCGGCGGTAATGGCAATGATGATATTTTCGGAAATGCAGGAAGTGATTTTCTGAATGGGAATGCTGGTCAAGATCGCCTTTACGGTGGTTCTGGCAATGATCGTCTCCTTGGGGGTAGTGGGAATGACGTTCTTGTCGGAGTTGATCAAACTGCTTCAAATCCTGGCCAAGGAGAAATAGACAGTTTGACTGGTGGAACTGGTCGAGACAAATTTGTTTTGGGTAACATCGGTGATGTTTTTTATGATGATGGTGTTATTTCTCCTGATAATCAAGGTGAAGCAGACTATGCTTTAATTACAGACTTTGTACCTGGCCTAGATACCATCCAGCTCAATGGGAATGAGAGCTATATTTTGCAAACTGTTGATATTGGTGGCGGCGGTACGGGTATTTACATTGATCAAGGGCTCCAAGGAATCATTGATCCTCCCAATAGTGAGTTTTTCCTTGGTAGAGAACTCGTTGGTGTGGTTCAAGGTGTTGATCTTGGTGAACTCACTGTTAATGATGGTGGCCAACTAACAACTATTACCTAGTTTTGGTATCCATTAGTATAAGTTTCTGTTTTTAATTCCTCAACAATAGATAAGTGATTGAGGGGAAAAGATAGTTTAATTACTTAACTAACTATTTCCCTTCAACCACATCTATTCTTTATATTCTCACCAAATTGACATCAAAAATCTTTGTCATGAATCGATATTTATTATAAAAAAATTTCAATTATCTAAATTATCAAAAATATTTAAAACCGAAGATTATCCTATAAGCTATACTCTGGAATCTTAGTTTGTGACTAGCTTAATTTCTATTTATATATTAACTCTATTACCAGCTATAAAACTATCGTAAA is part of the Acaryochloris sp. CCMEE 5410 genome and encodes:
- a CDS encoding calcium-binding protein, with translation MALIIGNSNSNSLSGTPINDVMYGLGRDDRMSGNNGNDVMFGDRKPRSFPTFPLEIAGNDYMDGGAGNDRLYGDPGDDTLLGGLGEDTLSGGIGNDLLFGNSGNDVLLGGSDNDRLFGQDGNDRIEAGSGNDFAFGGNGNDDIFGNAGSDFLNGNAGQDRLYGGSGNDRLLGGSGNDVLVGVDQTASNPGQGEIDSLTGGTGRDKFVLGNIGDVFYDDGVISPDNQGEADYALITDFVPGLDTIQLNGNESYILQTVDIGGGGTGIYIDQGLQGIIDPPNSEFFLGRELVGVVQGVDLGELTVNDGGQLTTIT